In Ensifer canadensis, a genomic segment contains:
- a CDS encoding DUF1127 domain-containing protein: MKIRQKIVEYAKMRRAIRELNSLDDHALSDIGISRSQIQAAVYGR, translated from the coding sequence ATGAAGATCCGTCAGAAGATCGTTGAATATGCAAAAATGCGCCGTGCGATCCGCGAGCTGAATTCGCTGGATGACCACGCCCTGAGCGATATCGGTATTTCCCGTTCGCAGATCCAGGCCGCCGTTTACGGCCGCTAA
- a CDS encoding VOC family protein, with translation MAKANLTILYVEDPLASVEFYRKLLGKEPLVSFPTFSSFELQGGFVLGLWAQDKVAPPPPSKTGSRSELAFMVENEEAVRAHYEKWKDAGLPIAQELTKMDFGPTFVALDPDGHRLRVCLFDE, from the coding sequence ATGGCCAAGGCAAATCTCACTATTCTCTATGTCGAAGATCCGCTCGCAAGCGTCGAATTCTATCGCAAGCTGCTCGGCAAGGAGCCGCTCGTCTCCTTCCCGACCTTTTCGTCCTTCGAGCTGCAGGGCGGCTTCGTGCTCGGGCTTTGGGCACAGGATAAGGTGGCGCCACCACCGCCGTCGAAGACCGGCAGCCGCTCGGAATTGGCATTCATGGTGGAAAATGAGGAGGCGGTTCGCGCGCACTATGAAAAATGGAAGGACGCTGGCCTGCCGATTGCGCAGGAACTGACGAAGATGGATTTCGGACCGACCTTCGTGGCGCTTGACCCGGATGGACACCGCCTGCGCGTGTGCCTTTTTGACGAGTAG
- a CDS encoding helix-turn-helix transcriptional regulator: MSRSERLLDLLQVLRRYRQPVSGRRLAEETGVSLRTLYRDIASLQAQGAHIEGEPGLGYILKPGFMLPPMMFSQEEIEALVLGSRWVAKRADTHLAAAAADALAKIAAVLPADLRDELDASTLLVGPSPPVADGIDIALLRKAIRHERKLDLVYIDNDGSETRRTVWPFALGFFENVRVLVAWCELRQGFRHFRTDRIRQADMSESRYARRRQVLLREWRTTQNIAAPEGRRVGSA, translated from the coding sequence GTGTCCCGCTCCGAACGGCTTCTCGACCTGCTGCAGGTTCTCAGACGCTACCGCCAGCCCGTCAGCGGACGGCGTCTGGCGGAGGAGACCGGCGTCAGCCTCAGAACGCTCTACCGCGATATCGCCAGCCTGCAGGCGCAGGGCGCCCATATCGAAGGCGAGCCGGGGCTCGGCTACATCCTGAAACCCGGCTTCATGCTGCCGCCAATGATGTTCTCGCAGGAGGAGATCGAGGCGCTGGTGCTCGGCTCACGCTGGGTGGCAAAACGCGCCGACACCCATCTGGCGGCGGCCGCCGCCGATGCGCTCGCCAAGATCGCCGCGGTGCTGCCGGCGGATCTGCGCGACGAGCTCGACGCCTCGACACTGCTCGTCGGGCCAAGCCCGCCGGTGGCCGACGGCATCGACATTGCATTGTTGCGCAAGGCGATACGCCACGAGCGCAAGCTCGACCTCGTCTATATCGACAACGACGGCAGCGAGACCCGCCGCACGGTCTGGCCGTTTGCCCTCGGCTTCTTCGAGAATGTTCGAGTTCTGGTTGCCTGGTGCGAGCTGCGCCAGGGCTTCAGGCATTTCCGGACCGACCGCATCAGGCAGGCTGACATGAGCGAGAGCCGCTATGCGCGCCGGCGGCAGGTGTTGCTTCGGGAATGGCGCACGACGCAGAATATTGCTGCGCCTGAAGGCAGGCGGGTCGGTTCGGCATAA
- the nudC gene encoding NAD(+) diphosphatase, with product MTKSIFDLRSPHPEPSTLVAFSENHLDRQSEHRADDCIEVALKHPGAHFLAFSGPKLIVKHDEKIIDPLFAPYELDGLEPVLDDTILLGYLPNGEPRLAVPTGLTEDNMAEPFKIADGRTLYRQQMLPEELLGQFAQGSSLITWNANNRFCGRCAGPMEGKAGGYRRVCTACGHMVFPRTDPVVIMLTIDLERDLCLLGRSPHFTAGMYSCLAGFVEPGETIENAVRRETHEESGIHIGRVRYHASQPWPLPHSLMIGCYAEAKSTAIKRDEQELEDVRWFTRAETAAMLERTTGVADTGDEHIPPPKGAIAHRLMRDWLAWDEHG from the coding sequence ATGACGAAATCGATCTTTGACCTTCGAAGCCCTCATCCGGAGCCGAGCACTCTCGTCGCCTTTTCCGAGAACCACCTGGATCGCCAGTCCGAGCACCGGGCCGACGACTGCATCGAAGTCGCGCTCAAACATCCGGGCGCCCATTTCCTCGCCTTTTCCGGACCGAAGCTGATCGTCAAACACGACGAGAAGATCATCGACCCGCTGTTTGCACCCTATGAGCTCGACGGGCTTGAGCCGGTGCTCGACGACACCATCCTGCTCGGCTACCTGCCGAACGGCGAGCCGCGGCTCGCCGTGCCGACCGGCCTTACCGAAGACAACATGGCCGAGCCGTTCAAGATCGCCGACGGACGCACGCTCTACCGCCAGCAGATGCTGCCGGAAGAACTTCTCGGCCAGTTCGCCCAAGGCTCGAGCCTCATCACATGGAACGCCAACAACCGCTTCTGCGGCCGTTGCGCCGGGCCGATGGAAGGCAAGGCCGGTGGCTATCGCCGCGTCTGCACAGCCTGCGGCCATATGGTTTTCCCGCGCACCGATCCCGTCGTCATCATGCTGACCATCGATCTGGAGCGTGATCTCTGCCTGCTCGGCCGCAGCCCGCATTTCACGGCCGGAATGTATTCGTGCCTCGCCGGCTTCGTCGAGCCGGGCGAAACCATCGAAAACGCCGTGCGCCGCGAAACCCACGAGGAATCCGGCATCCACATCGGCCGCGTGCGCTACCACGCCTCGCAGCCGTGGCCGCTGCCGCACTCGCTGATGATCGGCTGCTATGCCGAGGCGAAATCGACGGCGATCAAGCGCGACGAACAGGAGCTCGAGGATGTCCGCTGGTTCACCCGCGCCGAAACGGCAGCAATGCTGGAACGCACGACCGGCGTGGCCGATACCGGCGACGAGCATATTCCGCCGCCGAAGGGCGCCATTGCCCACCGGCTGATGCGCGACTGGCTGGCCTGGGACGAGCACGGCTGA
- a CDS encoding HIT domain-containing protein: MTTFTLDERLERDGIPIASIGLCQMRLMNDRRWPWLVLIPQRGDISEIFDLTPLDQTMLTFETNMVATALKKVTGAEKINIGALGNIVRQLHVHIIARSDGDPNWPGPVWGFGKSEPWGEQDHQAFAARILENL, translated from the coding sequence TTGACGACATTCACCCTTGACGAGCGGCTTGAACGCGACGGCATCCCGATCGCCTCGATCGGCCTCTGCCAGATGCGCCTGATGAACGATCGCCGCTGGCCCTGGCTGGTCCTCATTCCCCAACGCGGGGACATTTCCGAGATCTTCGATCTCACGCCGCTCGACCAGACGATGCTGACTTTCGAAACCAATATGGTGGCGACCGCCTTGAAAAAGGTCACCGGTGCCGAGAAGATCAATATCGGCGCGCTCGGCAACATCGTCCGGCAGCTCCATGTGCATATCATCGCCCGCAGTGACGGCGACCCGAACTGGCCCGGACCCGTCTGGGGCTTCGGCAAGTCGGAGCCTTGGGGCGAGCAAGACCATCAGGCATTTGCAGCCCGCATTCTGGAAAATCTCTGA
- a CDS encoding DNA polymerase III subunit gamma/tau, giving the protein MSDETSISSEQKPAAYRVLARKYRPKDFSDLMVGQEPMVRTLTNAFETGRIAQAYMLTGVRGVGKTTTARILARALNYKTPEIDRPTIDLRALGEHCQAIMDGRHVDVIEMDAASHTGIDDIREIIEQVRYRPVSARYKVYIIDEVHMLSTQAFNGLLKTLEEPPEHVKFIFATTEIRKVPITVLSRCQRFDLRRISGSDLVGLFSTILGKEGVSFDPEALAMVARAAEGSARDGLSLLDQAIAHGGGSVEVETVRSMLGLADRARIVDLFEHIVRGDVAAALAEFSAQYEAGANPTVVLTDLADFTHLVTRLKYVPDAASDQSLSEIERTRGAEFAGNVAVSTLSRIWQMLLKGIPEAESSSRPAGAAEMVLIRLAHAAHLPSPEDAARRVLELSGSDNGSVRPAPGGGSGGGMLASVGAPVQAQAAQSTSMGRPTGNGATMLRAVPDVSPQPISVGHTEERPAAAPSAKAQPSVPVNSVSDIADLCAKNKDIKLKTLVRGFVRLVRIEPGRLDVNVPDDAPKTLLGELAVKLKEWTGIHWIVSYSRDPGEPTMIEAEQQAQEKRVSDARQDPDVAAILARFPGAKITDVRIRAVEEEEAESVAPATAESADGDIVPGDDIE; this is encoded by the coding sequence ATGAGCGACGAAACGTCCATTTCATCCGAACAGAAACCAGCCGCCTACCGCGTTCTGGCGCGCAAGTATCGCCCCAAGGATTTCTCCGACCTGATGGTCGGCCAGGAGCCGATGGTGCGCACGCTGACCAACGCGTTCGAAACCGGCCGCATCGCTCAAGCCTATATGCTGACCGGCGTGCGCGGGGTCGGCAAGACCACCACCGCCCGCATTCTCGCCCGTGCGCTGAACTACAAGACACCCGAAATCGATCGGCCGACGATCGACCTGCGTGCTCTCGGCGAGCATTGCCAGGCGATCATGGACGGCCGCCATGTCGATGTCATCGAGATGGACGCCGCTTCCCATACCGGCATCGACGATATCAGAGAGATCATCGAGCAGGTGCGCTACCGCCCGGTTTCGGCGCGCTACAAAGTCTACATCATCGACGAAGTGCACATGCTGTCGACGCAGGCCTTCAACGGTCTGTTGAAGACGCTGGAAGAGCCGCCGGAACATGTGAAGTTCATCTTCGCCACCACCGAAATCCGCAAGGTTCCGATCACGGTGCTGTCGCGCTGTCAGCGGTTCGATCTTCGGCGCATCAGCGGCTCCGACCTCGTCGGCCTGTTTTCGACCATTCTCGGCAAGGAAGGCGTTTCCTTCGATCCCGAAGCGCTGGCGATGGTCGCGCGTGCGGCCGAAGGCTCTGCCCGTGACGGCCTGTCGCTGCTCGATCAGGCGATCGCCCATGGCGGCGGTTCCGTCGAGGTCGAGACGGTGCGTTCGATGCTCGGACTTGCCGATCGCGCCCGCATCGTCGATCTGTTCGAACATATCGTCAGGGGCGACGTTGCCGCAGCCCTCGCAGAATTTTCGGCACAATACGAGGCCGGCGCCAACCCGACGGTGGTTCTGACCGACCTTGCCGATTTCACCCATCTCGTCACCCGGCTGAAATACGTGCCGGATGCGGCCAGCGATCAGTCCCTGAGCGAGATCGAGCGGACGCGCGGAGCGGAGTTTGCCGGCAATGTCGCCGTCAGCACGCTGTCGCGCATCTGGCAGATGCTGCTGAAGGGCATTCCTGAAGCCGAAAGTTCGTCGCGCCCGGCCGGTGCTGCCGAAATGGTGCTGATCCGGCTTGCCCATGCGGCCCATCTTCCGTCGCCCGAAGACGCGGCGAGACGCGTGCTCGAACTGTCCGGCAGCGACAATGGCAGCGTCCGTCCGGCGCCCGGTGGTGGAAGTGGCGGCGGCATGCTGGCGTCAGTCGGCGCGCCCGTGCAGGCGCAGGCGGCCCAGTCGACATCGATGGGACGGCCGACCGGCAACGGCGCGACGATGTTGCGCGCGGTTCCCGATGTCAGCCCGCAGCCGATCAGCGTCGGACACACCGAGGAGCGGCCGGCAGCCGCGCCTTCAGCAAAGGCTCAGCCGTCGGTGCCGGTCAATTCGGTCAGCGACATCGCCGACCTCTGCGCCAAGAATAAAGACATCAAGCTGAAGACGCTGGTGCGCGGCTTCGTGCGGCTGGTGCGCATCGAGCCCGGCCGGCTTGACGTCAACGTCCCGGATGATGCGCCGAAGACGCTGCTCGGCGAACTCGCCGTCAAGCTCAAGGAATGGACCGGCATTCACTGGATCGTCAGCTACAGCCGTGACCCCGGCGAGCCGACCATGATCGAAGCCGAACAGCAGGCCCAGGAAAAGCGTGTCAGCGATGCGCGCCAGGATCCGGATGTGGCTGCCATCCTCGCCCGTTTCCCGGGCGCCAAGATCACCGACGTGCGCATTCGCGCCGTCGAGGAGGAAGAGGCCGAGAGCGTAGCTCCGGCCACAGCCGAATCTGCCGATGGCGATATCGTCCCCGGCGACGATATCGAATAG
- a CDS encoding YbaB/EbfC family nucleoid-associated protein: protein MRDIMGMMGKVKEMQAKMEKMQAEIAALEVDGVSGGGLVTVRLDGKGTLKSLKIDPSLFKEDDVEILEDLIVAAHKDAKDKAEAVQAEKTRELTAGLPIPPGMKLPF, encoded by the coding sequence ATGCGCGACATCATGGGGATGATGGGCAAGGTCAAGGAAATGCAGGCCAAGATGGAGAAGATGCAGGCGGAAATCGCTGCGCTCGAAGTCGATGGTGTCTCCGGTGGCGGCCTCGTCACCGTCCGCCTCGATGGCAAGGGCACTCTGAAGAGCCTGAAGATCGACCCGTCGCTGTTCAAGGAAGACGATGTCGAGATCCTCGAAGACCTGATCGTCGCCGCCCACAAGGACGCCAAGGACAAGGCCGAGGCCGTCCAGGCCGAAAAGACCCGCGAACTCACAGCCGGCCTGCCGATCCCGCCCGGTATGAAGCTGCCGTTCTGA